A part of Bacillota bacterium genomic DNA contains:
- a CDS encoding tetratricopeptide repeat protein yields the protein MEGNLRKVLIYLTILLTLGIIIILGLMLKDVFFASSKPRNPAEQAYDVAKALVAKNPKNPDYLFRLAKAEADLNRTQDAIGHLKKAIDLQPAAPMLHYTLAQIYKDLNQESNAIKELKEELRVTELRNELAWYDLGVIMNKRKDYNQAVACLTRALQRMDSSADAHYELGKAYEGLGKYDLALKEYDEALRFIPDHAEAQRAIEELEAKNLNKNSTKNNK from the coding sequence ATGGAAGGCAACCTAAGAAAGGTATTGATCTACCTAACAATCCTCTTAACCCTTGGAATTATAATCATACTTGGATTGATGCTAAAGGATGTCTTTTTCGCTAGCTCTAAACCCCGAAACCCGGCCGAACAAGCATATGATGTCGCAAAGGCCTTGGTTGCTAAGAACCCAAAAAACCCGGACTATCTTTTCAGGCTTGCCAAGGCAGAAGCCGATTTAAACAGAACCCAGGATGCGATAGGGCACCTAAAAAAAGCTATAGACCTACAGCCTGCCGCACCGATGCTTCACTACACATTGGCTCAGATATATAAGGATTTAAACCAGGAAAGCAATGCCATTAAAGAACTGAAAGAAGAGTTAAGGGTTACCGAGCTTAGAAATGAGCTGGCCTGGTATGACCTTGGCGTTATAATGAATAAGAGAAAGGATTACAACCAAGCAGTTGCTTGCCTCACAAGGGCACTGCAAAGGATGGATAGTAGCGCGGATGCTCATTATGAGCTGGGTAAAGCGTATGAAGGTCTTGGCAAGTACGACCTTGCATTGAAGGAATATGATGAGGCGTTAAGATTTATACCCGACCATGCTGAGGCTCAACGAGCAATTGAAGAACTAGAGGCAAAGAATTTAAACAAAAACTCTACAAAGAACAATAAGTAA
- a CDS encoding peptidylprolyl isomerase, translated as MQPASQPGEERKESSEQASKSQDSLDTSKKQYAVIETNKGRIVFQLFSHKAPNTVKNFIKLANSGFFNGIKWHRYEPGFVIQGGDPNSRDNDPSNDGFGGPGYTIKAEINDAPHLRGTVAMAHNAKSIDSAGSQFYICLSDQPRLDGQYTVFGQVTEGMDVVDQIRVGDVMNKVYIEER; from the coding sequence ATGCAGCCGGCCTCCCAACCCGGTGAGGAGCGCAAAGAGTCGTCTGAACAGGCAAGCAAAAGTCAAGATTCTCTTGATACATCTAAGAAGCAGTATGCCGTTATCGAAACAAACAAAGGCAGAATTGTGTTTCAGCTCTTTTCACACAAGGCGCCCAATACCGTTAAAAATTTTATAAAACTTGCCAACTCAGGATTTTTTAACGGTATTAAGTGGCACCGCTATGAGCCTGGTTTTGTCATTCAAGGCGGCGACCCAAACAGCAGAGATAACGACCCCTCTAATGATGGGTTTGGAGGCCCTGGATATACCATAAAGGCTGAGATAAACGATGCTCCTCATTTAAGAGGAACCGTTGCTATGGCTCACAATGCAAAGAGCATTGATAGTGCGGGCAGTCAGTTCTATATCTGCCTTTCCGATCAGCCAAGGCTGGATGGCCAGTATACCGTTTTTGGCCAGGTGACAGAGGGCATGGATGTCGTGGACCAGATACGGGTTGGCGATGTTATGAATAAGGTCTATATCGAGGAGAGATAA
- a CDS encoding transcriptional repressor has protein sequence MRAETTQFKSYIEARGLYFTPERQCIADEVFSNHEHLDAEELLKILKGKGSKASRATVYRTLDLLVESGLVEKIDLGDGRSVYEHTAGHAHHDHLICIRCGSVQEFEEPLIEQLQDWACEKAAFKPIGHNLNIYGYCKNCSAE, from the coding sequence ATGAGAGCCGAAACAACGCAGTTTAAAAGCTATATCGAGGCTAGGGGATTGTATTTTACGCCAGAGCGGCAGTGTATTGCAGATGAGGTTTTCTCTAACCACGAGCATCTGGATGCTGAAGAGCTTTTGAAAATTTTAAAAGGCAAGGGGAGCAAGGCTTCTCGGGCAACGGTTTATCGCACCTTAGATCTGCTGGTTGAAAGCGGTTTGGTTGAGAAAATCGATCTTGGCGATGGCCGTTCGGTATACGAGCATACGGCGGGGCATGCGCACCACGACCACCTCATCTGCATCAGGTGTGGCTCAGTGCAGGAGTTCGAAGAGCCGCTAATAGAACAATTGCAGGATTGGGCCTGCGAGAAGGCAGCTTTTAAGCCAATTGGACACAATTTAAATATCTACGGTTACTGTAAAAATTGCAGTGCTGAATAG
- a CDS encoding ferrous iron transport protein A, translating to MCLDQIRTGEEVIIKRIPDSMAKTQFIRFGIGEGSTVVCHSKIPFGPVVLRKNRQEIAIGRALACTIEIERRGSHAKRHRHGRG from the coding sequence ATGTGTCTTGATCAGATAAGGACCGGTGAAGAGGTTATCATAAAAAGGATTCCTGATAGCATGGCAAAAACACAGTTTATCAGATTTGGTATAGGTGAAGGAAGTACCGTCGTTTGCCATAGCAAAATCCCCTTCGGACCGGTGGTTCTGCGAAAGAACCGGCAGGAAATTGCAATCGGCCGCGCCCTTGCATGTACGATCGAAATCGAGAGGAGGGGCAGTCATGCCAAGAGACATAGACACGGCCGGGGTTAA
- the feoB gene encoding ferrous iron transport protein B — translation MPRDIDTAGVKTTHGGHCHTGSLALDVPQDCQKIVLVGNPNVGKSVFFNYFSGLYADVSNYPGTTIEISQARYKDSAIIDTPGIYGVSSFNDEEIVARDIILSADKVVNVIDAVHIERDLFLTLQLIDMGLPLIVALNFMDEAQEQGLKIDVDLLSDLLGVPVIPTAAVKKQGLADVEAALTEAREGRQDPFLHKKLHEMLSRVGSQPEALMVLEGDPYVAARHGISPGTDREEIYVRRRERVNDIVNHVVSETRISETIRQKIGRLVLNPIAGIPILALVLYGLYELVGVLIAQIIVGVTEEQIMQGQWEPFIRGIVEPIISQKTALGTILIGEFGVLTMTVTYLLGLLLPLVLGFYLALALMEDSGYLPRLATLVDRALNAIGLNGRAVVPIILGFGCVTMATITTRLLGTEREKTIATAILQWAIPCSAQLGVITVLLAAIGGPYILLYASIIFLVLVTVGTVLSKWLPGKSSPLLIDLPPLRLPRPNNVARKAITRTYAFMKEATPWFFVGALIVSVMQVTGLLNVWQNLWEPITTGWLKLPKEAATAFVMGLVRRDFGAAGLFGMHLAPMQTVVALVTITLFVPCIASLMILFKERGARQAVPIWIGSWVLAFGLGGVLAQILVR, via the coding sequence ATGCCAAGAGACATAGACACGGCCGGGGTTAAAACTACACATGGAGGGCACTGCCATACCGGCTCACTGGCGCTTGACGTGCCGCAGGATTGCCAGAAAATCGTCCTCGTGGGTAACCCGAATGTTGGAAAGTCTGTTTTCTTTAATTACTTCTCGGGTTTATATGCCGATGTGTCTAACTATCCGGGAACCACAATCGAAATATCCCAGGCACGCTACAAAGATAGCGCCATAATCGACACTCCAGGAATCTATGGCGTCTCGTCGTTTAATGACGAGGAGATCGTTGCACGGGATATAATATTAAGCGCCGATAAAGTTGTAAATGTGATCGATGCAGTGCACATCGAGCGAGACCTTTTTCTAACACTGCAGCTTATAGATATGGGCCTGCCGCTTATAGTGGCTCTTAACTTTATGGATGAAGCTCAAGAACAAGGGTTGAAGATAGATGTAGATTTACTCTCTGACCTTTTGGGAGTGCCGGTAATTCCTACGGCTGCGGTTAAGAAGCAGGGCTTGGCCGATGTAGAAGCGGCTCTTACGGAGGCCAGGGAAGGGCGTCAGGACCCGTTTCTGCATAAGAAACTTCACGAGATGCTCTCACGAGTCGGCTCCCAACCGGAAGCTCTTATGGTTTTAGAGGGCGACCCATATGTTGCCGCAAGACATGGCATATCTCCTGGAACCGATCGGGAGGAGATATATGTAAGGCGCCGCGAGCGGGTAAACGATATTGTCAACCATGTTGTAAGCGAGACGAGAATATCTGAGACTATTCGGCAAAAAATCGGCCGGCTTGTTTTGAACCCAATAGCGGGCATCCCTATTCTTGCGCTTGTACTCTACGGTCTGTATGAGCTTGTTGGAGTTCTCATAGCGCAAATAATCGTTGGAGTAACTGAAGAACAGATAATGCAGGGGCAATGGGAGCCCTTCATAAGGGGCATCGTTGAGCCGATTATAAGCCAGAAGACCGCACTTGGAACAATACTTATCGGCGAGTTCGGCGTTTTGACGATGACAGTGACCTACCTCTTGGGCTTGCTCTTGCCTCTGGTTTTAGGTTTCTATCTGGCTCTTGCCTTGATGGAGGACTCGGGTTATTTGCCTAGGTTGGCTACTTTGGTTGATAGGGCACTTAACGCCATCGGGTTAAACGGTAGGGCGGTTGTACCGATAATTCTGGGCTTTGGCTGTGTCACCATGGCGACCATAACGACAAGACTTCTCGGTACCGAGCGGGAGAAGACGATTGCAACTGCGATACTCCAGTGGGCTATTCCCTGCTCTGCACAGCTTGGGGTAATTACAGTTCTTCTGGCTGCAATAGGGGGACCATATATACTGCTTTACGCTAGCATAATCTTTCTGGTTCTCGTGACGGTTGGAACCGTTCTTTCAAAATGGCTGCCGGGAAAATCTTCGCCGCTTCTAATCGACCTTCCGCCACTGCGCCTGCCGAGGCCAAACAATGTGGCTAGGAAAGCTATCACCCGCACGTATGCATTCATGAAAGAGGCCACCCCCTGGTTTTTTGTCGGTGCACTTATCGTGTCGGTGATGCAGGTCACCGGATTGCTTAATGTCTGGCAGAATCTCTGGGAGCCGATTACTACTGGCTGGTTAAAGCTTCCAAAAGAGGCGGCAACAGCTTTTGTAATGGGTCTTGTTAGGCGAGACTTCGGTGCAGCCGGTCTTTTCGGGATGCATTTAGCCCCAATGCAAACGGTTGTAGCGCTGGTTACTATCACACTCTTTGTGCCCTGTATAGCTTCGCTGATGATACTATTTAAAGAGCGCGGGGCAAGGCAAGCGGTGCCAATCTGGATCGGAAGCTGGGTTTTAGCTTTTGGTCTTGGTGGAGTGCTTGCGCAGATTTTGGTAAGGTGA
- a CDS encoding sensor domain-containing diguanylate cyclase, giving the protein MMKHKDATNVAVIGAGSEAADILSTLCKCPTINVVGFCDPRSDSSSTSIAQELNIPLFESIGQLPAIGNVDVIVDTSDGQIDIGSVKELSKVQVVRGKAADVIKGLVVNGINASDKLDSILAASDEFGTMQDSRELYQAIVENALKVVGCAAGTLIIFSERDETCHLAGVAGYSKTINVKSWELQPGGITEQLLDEDTPMIIQNINEEPLFDNPVMNEGTVSVLATSLKQDSEVIGLLFAGDFKLRNFSEQELSLFSAYAGLASLALQKAMLLEKNEELTVTDNLTGLYNSRHFFTTLEAEMARAKRYGGGFAILLMDVDGLDFVNNYFGYSKGDWVLKKVADVLKSCSRQTDYKARYGGDEFVMLLPSTSCSQASILANRIKREVSDLVIREGGQEFRLSVSIGIAEFPCLGKNCDELMNAVSTALYICKQRGKNLVCCYEDTGASK; this is encoded by the coding sequence GTGATGAAGCACAAAGACGCAACAAATGTAGCAGTTATAGGCGCCGGAAGTGAGGCAGCGGATATTTTATCTACGCTTTGCAAGTGTCCAACGATTAATGTGGTTGGGTTTTGCGACCCCCGCTCCGATTCGTCCAGCACTTCGATCGCCCAGGAACTAAACATTCCCTTATTTGAAAGCATTGGACAGCTACCGGCAATTGGTAATGTCGACGTTATTGTTGACACGTCAGACGGACAGATCGATATAGGTTCTGTTAAGGAACTTAGCAAAGTCCAGGTAGTTCGCGGTAAAGCAGCTGATGTCATAAAAGGGCTTGTTGTAAACGGAATAAATGCAAGCGATAAACTTGATAGCATACTTGCCGCTTCAGATGAGTTTGGCACAATGCAGGATAGCCGGGAACTTTACCAGGCGATTGTGGAAAATGCTCTTAAAGTAGTTGGTTGTGCTGCTGGCACCTTGATAATCTTTAGCGAGAGAGATGAGACATGCCACCTTGCTGGAGTGGCAGGCTACTCAAAAACAATTAATGTGAAGAGCTGGGAACTTCAGCCTGGCGGAATTACAGAGCAGCTCCTAGATGAGGATACTCCAATGATTATCCAAAATATTAACGAGGAGCCTCTTTTTGATAACCCCGTAATGAATGAAGGAACGGTTTCTGTTCTTGCTACCTCGCTGAAGCAAGATTCCGAGGTGATAGGGCTTCTATTTGCCGGTGATTTTAAGCTAAGGAATTTCTCCGAACAGGAGTTATCTTTATTTTCTGCATATGCTGGGCTGGCATCGCTAGCTCTTCAGAAAGCAATGCTCCTTGAGAAAAACGAAGAGCTTACTGTTACTGATAACTTAACTGGGCTTTACAACAGCCGTCACTTCTTTACTACCCTAGAGGCGGAGATGGCAAGAGCAAAAAGATACGGCGGAGGATTTGCAATACTTCTCATGGATGTAGACGGTCTTGATTTTGTCAACAACTATTTTGGCTACTCGAAGGGAGACTGGGTCTTAAAGAAAGTCGCAGATGTTTTAAAAAGCTGTTCGCGCCAGACCGACTACAAGGCCAGATATGGCGGAGATGAGTTTGTCATGCTCCTGCCAAGCACCAGTTGCAGCCAGGCATCCATTCTTGCAAACCGCATTAAGCGTGAAGTTAGCGATTTAGTAATTAGAGAAGGCGGACAAGAGTTCAGACTCTCGGTTAGTATCGGGATAGCGGAGTTTCCATGCCTGGGTAAAAATTGCGACGAATTGATGAATGCAGTAAGTACTGCCCTTTATATCTGTAAGCAGCGAGGAAAAAACCTGGTCTGCTGCTATGAAGATACCGGGGCTTCAAAATAG
- a CDS encoding O-antigen ligase family protein: MGKKTRYADSNNLFNDPLALAVVVILALLPIVMFPYSFDMYALPKVTFLYIATTVLIVGFTARAIKAGKLLLYRSVFDIPIALLLLVSTLSLVFSDMPILGIIGKYQQYETLPALFCYAIIYFIVVQLVRDEKSFERVLKVMTIGFIPVAIYGLLQAAGLDFPNVFRFETRVHSSLGNPVLFGAYLVIMLPLLLSLARNSNEERWRLLAWTLIVIGIIDLIFTESRGAWLGISVAAVAVFIRWRGNIALSKRMKTSRAKSSIQSKNRMRTVGLVLVIAVLLITSLIAIPGNYLKSRLVSTFSFSEGLAANRIETWRASLKMIADKPLLGYGPEQMNDWMPLYKAEKYASDSPRMLTEHAHNDFLQAALSGGIPGMLLYVWMFIMAILGLFRNKMAFRTSYMTGLFGAIIGYLAQAQTGITAVFLTPLIWSLLGIAGNIKYPTKEKKVIVMPGWLKLKPATPALVIVSVLVVLFTAKPVLADYYIYKGEELARSSPDQAVSYFERALALDPYQTEYRKDAVEFYLSYASLYNSTIYARQALLIADQGLIYNKRSFELTYYAGEANLVAYEITEDRTNLVQAKKYYKQAENLWPSLILTKKRLLEVANRENDSSSAIAIAEELEKLGDKDPRTYLILATNAQKNGDTKKAERYFRKVEELNPDFLLKKRGG; the protein is encoded by the coding sequence ATGGGAAAAAAGACTAGGTATGCGGATAGCAATAACTTATTTAACGACCCGTTAGCGCTAGCTGTCGTTGTGATATTGGCCCTTTTACCTATAGTCATGTTTCCTTATAGCTTTGATATGTACGCTCTACCAAAGGTAACCTTTCTCTATATAGCAACAACAGTTTTGATCGTAGGTTTCACCGCCCGTGCGATAAAGGCCGGAAAACTTTTGCTCTACAGGTCGGTTTTTGATATTCCTATTGCACTGCTTTTACTGGTTTCTACCTTGTCGCTAGTATTTTCTGACATGCCCATACTTGGGATAATCGGCAAATACCAACAATACGAGACACTGCCCGCCCTTTTTTGTTATGCGATAATTTATTTTATAGTAGTCCAGCTCGTAAGAGATGAGAAATCATTTGAGCGCGTGCTTAAGGTGATGACGATTGGTTTTATACCGGTAGCCATCTACGGTCTGTTGCAGGCTGCGGGACTTGATTTTCCGAATGTCTTTCGCTTTGAAACCCGCGTACACTCAAGCCTCGGCAATCCTGTACTGTTTGGAGCCTATTTAGTTATTATGCTGCCGCTTCTCCTTAGCCTTGCAAGAAATTCTAATGAGGAAAGGTGGCGTTTGCTTGCCTGGACCCTTATAGTAATCGGAATAATCGATCTTATATTTACAGAATCAAGAGGTGCGTGGCTTGGGATCTCGGTAGCAGCCGTTGCGGTATTTATAAGATGGAGAGGCAACATCGCACTTAGCAAACGCATGAAAACAAGCCGGGCTAAATCCTCCATCCAAAGTAAAAACAGGATGCGAACAGTTGGGCTGGTCTTGGTTATTGCTGTTTTGCTGATAACTTCCCTTATCGCCATCCCTGGCAATTATTTAAAAAGCCGACTTGTTTCAACTTTTAGCTTTTCGGAAGGTTTAGCGGCAAATCGAATAGAGACCTGGAGAGCATCACTTAAAATGATAGCCGATAAACCCCTTCTGGGATATGGTCCTGAACAGATGAACGATTGGATGCCTCTGTACAAAGCAGAGAAATATGCTTCTGATTCGCCGCGTATGCTTACAGAACACGCACACAATGATTTTTTGCAAGCCGCACTTAGTGGTGGCATACCCGGAATGCTGCTTTACGTCTGGATGTTTATCATGGCGATCCTTGGGCTTTTCAGAAATAAGATGGCATTTCGAACATCCTATATGACAGGTCTATTCGGTGCTATAATCGGCTACCTTGCGCAGGCTCAGACCGGCATTACTGCTGTTTTTTTGACACCATTAATTTGGTCCTTGCTGGGAATTGCGGGCAATATCAAGTATCCGACTAAAGAGAAAAAAGTGATAGTGATGCCTGGCTGGCTTAAGCTAAAACCAGCCACACCGGCTTTGGTGATAGTCTCTGTTTTAGTCGTTTTATTTACAGCCAAACCGGTACTTGCTGATTACTACATCTATAAAGGAGAAGAGCTTGCCAGGTCATCCCCAGATCAAGCGGTTTCATACTTCGAACGTGCCTTGGCTCTTGACCCTTACCAGACAGAATACAGGAAAGATGCAGTAGAGTTTTATTTAAGCTATGCCTCGCTTTATAATAGTACTATTTACGCACGTCAAGCCTTATTAATTGCAGACCAAGGCCTGATTTATAACAAAAGAAGCTTTGAGTTAACCTACTATGCTGGCGAGGCCAATTTAGTAGCCTATGAGATAACCGAGGATAGAACCAACCTTGTGCAGGCAAAAAAATATTACAAGCAAGCAGAAAATCTATGGCCAAGCCTTATACTTACGAAAAAAAGACTCCTTGAGGTTGCAAATCGTGAAAATGACTCAAGTAGTGCGATAGCGATTGCCGAGGAGCTAGAAAAACTGGGAGATAAAGACCCAAGAACATATCTTATCCTTGCAACCAATGCACAAAAAAACGGCGATACCAAAAAAGCAGAGCGATATTTTAGGAAAGTTGAGGAACTTAATCCCGATTTTTTACTTAAGAAAAGAGGAGGCTAG
- a CDS encoding NapC/NirT family cytochrome c yields the protein MLAKLYLLATHLYISGFAQVDSESLFGRLTKYFSNWDKLKSTLVKLLNQVVLILRNPRRFPRESVIIISAIVLTLIVAILFILIIFSIKKQYEIHKAARSVNRAIPKEEIIRRFTIASISLIVFLAIVNVAASQPVLCAKCHSIEKSHAEWQKSTHKDVGCLSCHYEPGIFGYITGNITGAEHLIAYFFKGGEPSPAVVTNSSCLQCHNDIFNRTVKSKQEVMVRHKDLITGGFSCTGCHPDVAHKTQTAKLFAMNSCTGCHNNKIASAKCDTCHKQDIAYKENRMLDDWPKVKTIRITCTGCHQPATTQGCVKCHGLTLPHSAEFKKHHPMQAEKLNGLCYKCHWESMSENRMCGCHSEGEIHGLPDKWYYEHQKVAKSNGAGCNCHALDFCGRCHDNPEKVYPMGYAGGEGAFSMHSGWNTGMR from the coding sequence ATGCTAGCAAAACTGTATCTACTTGCAACACACTTGTACATATCTGGATTTGCGCAGGTCGATTCCGAATCGCTATTTGGCCGCTTAACAAAATATTTCTCAAATTGGGATAAACTTAAGTCGACCTTGGTTAAGCTCTTAAACCAGGTGGTATTAATCCTCAGGAATCCCAGGCGGTTCCCGCGTGAGTCAGTCATCATAATTTCGGCAATTGTTTTAACGCTAATCGTAGCAATCCTTTTCATATTAATAATCTTCTCAATCAAGAAACAATATGAGATCCACAAAGCAGCGAGAAGCGTCAACAGAGCGATACCAAAAGAAGAGATCATCAGAAGATTCACTATTGCGTCGATTTCTCTAATAGTTTTTCTAGCCATCGTAAATGTGGCCGCCTCGCAGCCGGTACTCTGTGCAAAGTGCCACTCTATAGAGAAAAGCCATGCGGAGTGGCAGAAGTCAACGCACAAGGACGTAGGCTGTTTAAGCTGCCACTACGAGCCCGGCATCTTCGGTTACATCACCGGAAACATTACCGGGGCAGAACACCTGATCGCATACTTTTTTAAGGGGGGTGAACCGTCCCCTGCAGTTGTAACTAACAGCTCCTGTCTGCAATGCCATAATGATATCTTCAACCGAACGGTTAAGAGTAAGCAGGAAGTAATGGTTAGGCATAAAGATTTAATAACCGGGGGCTTTAGTTGTACCGGCTGCCATCCAGATGTCGCGCACAAGACGCAAACAGCCAAGCTATTTGCCATGAATAGCTGCACCGGTTGCCACAATAACAAAATAGCAAGCGCCAAATGTGATACCTGCCATAAGCAAGATATAGCGTATAAGGAAAATAGAATGCTGGATGACTGGCCTAAGGTAAAAACTATAAGAATTACCTGTACCGGCTGCCACCAACCGGCAACTACTCAGGGTTGTGTCAAATGCCATGGGTTAACCCTGCCGCACAGCGCCGAGTTTAAGAAGCACCATCCAATGCAGGCTGAGAAACTTAACGGTCTTTGCTATAAATGCCACTGGGAAAGTATGAGCGAAAACAGGATGTGCGGGTGTCACAGCGAAGGTGAAATCCATGGGCTGCCTGATAAATGGTACTATGAGCACCAGAAGGTCGCAAAGTCGAACGGAGCCGGCTGCAATTGTCACGCACTTGACTTCTGCGGCAGGTGTCATGACAACCCGGAAAAAGTCTACCCAATGGGATATGCGGGAGGAGAAGGTGCCTTCTCGATGCATAGCGGATGGAATACAGGAATGCGCTAG
- a CDS encoding O-antigen ligase family protein gives MENKTVSTTEVWSNSIRWSLVAAFALLPLVMSAINYDAYDLPKAIVLYTLTLVILVSYLAYSLLSGGITIKRNPLNKPLFAFAIMVTIATFASPIVLISLIGEYARYENLPTFYAYIILCFMAGQFMNKKEWLDRLLVASAISFGIIAIYGILQYLGLDFLPPVMRGFEGRSRSTLGNPVFLGGYIATMGPIFFNYFLDRKENIPGLPKWIVAPLLGLGFITVIFSGSRGAWIGAAVGILAVIILQRKQLLRAVATAFSVSVISTAIALLILLAAGNSVLVGTVNSLQERITTAANPSAGTGASRVEIWKSSLGMISVRPLVGYGPDQMYVWSPAFNTLRKAQLEKNTIPDRAHNIFLQAAINGGLISMLIFLWLVIILIATGLKLIKKESSTTGFAMGALAGIAGYLVQGMSGIDVIGITAPVWVLGGTIASLYPYNKSLRSITIPLKTKYGTAIIGAASLAASVLFIFSLKPLIADIYYLNGITNRYYNQPNQAIINLSNAVGIFPYQSQYRRDLTVAMIAQGNVLKDPNLLEQAIDVSNQGLRYNPQDFDLLLAQASAYRVYAAMVNEQALIGQAEQCYGQAITLNPYSTNPRRGLLGLLMVQQKYPDAIEQAKIILQIDPEDSEVKYRLAQAYEKTGKYGRAKRIYSELLQKYPNRSDIKAALSNLE, from the coding sequence GTGGAAAATAAAACGGTAAGCACTACAGAAGTATGGAGCAATTCAATCCGCTGGTCCTTAGTTGCGGCATTCGCACTCTTACCGCTTGTAATGTCGGCAATAAACTACGATGCTTACGACCTTCCAAAAGCAATTGTACTTTATACCTTAACCCTGGTTATACTGGTGAGCTATCTGGCATATTCACTTCTCTCTGGAGGAATCACTATAAAGCGGAATCCTCTCAATAAGCCATTGTTCGCATTCGCGATTATGGTGACCATAGCTACCTTTGCTTCACCGATAGTTCTCATTAGCCTGATTGGCGAATACGCGCGGTATGAAAATCTTCCTACTTTTTATGCATATATAATACTGTGCTTTATGGCCGGGCAGTTCATGAACAAAAAGGAGTGGCTAGATCGCCTGCTAGTAGCATCGGCCATCTCTTTTGGCATAATAGCTATTTACGGTATCCTGCAGTACCTCGGCCTCGATTTTCTGCCGCCGGTTATGCGGGGCTTCGAGGGTAGGAGCCGCTCAACGCTTGGCAATCCAGTTTTCCTGGGTGGCTATATTGCCACCATGGGGCCGATATTTTTTAACTACTTTCTGGACAGAAAAGAAAATATCCCGGGGCTTCCAAAGTGGATTGTTGCCCCTCTACTGGGCCTTGGCTTTATTACTGTAATTTTCTCCGGCTCTCGCGGCGCCTGGATTGGAGCTGCAGTGGGAATCCTGGCTGTTATCATCTTGCAGAGAAAGCAACTCTTAAGGGCCGTTGCAACTGCATTTTCTGTCAGCGTCATAAGTACCGCGATAGCACTACTTATCCTACTGGCCGCAGGCAATAGCGTTTTGGTAGGCACGGTAAATTCTCTGCAAGAGAGAATTACAACAGCGGCCAATCCATCGGCCGGTACAGGGGCAAGCCGTGTCGAAATATGGAAAAGCTCTCTTGGGATGATATCGGTTCGCCCGCTCGTGGGCTATGGACCGGATCAAATGTATGTATGGTCGCCGGCGTTTAACACGCTAAGAAAAGCCCAGCTTGAGAAAAATACAATTCCCGATCGAGCGCACAATATATTCCTGCAGGCAGCCATAAACGGTGGTCTCATAAGTATGTTGATATTTCTATGGTTGGTAATCATTTTAATTGCCACCGGGCTTAAGCTTATCAAAAAAGAAAGCTCAACGACAGGCTTTGCCATGGGAGCGCTGGCCGGCATTGCCGGCTATCTTGTTCAGGGTATGTCTGGCATCGATGTTATAGGCATAACAGCTCCTGTATGGGTGCTAGGGGGTACCATTGCCTCTCTATATCCTTACAACAAATCGCTTAGAAGTATCACAATCCCCCTGAAAACAAAATACGGCACAGCGATCATTGGGGCGGCTTCCCTTGCGGCATCGGTTTTATTTATCTTTTCGTTAAAGCCTCTGATTGCCGATATATACTACCTTAACGGGATAACTAACAGATATTACAACCAGCCAAACCAGGCGATTATAAACTTAAGTAATGCCGTTGGTATTTTTCCTTATCAGTCCCAGTACAGACGCGACCTTACGGTAGCAATGATAGCCCAGGGCAACGTGCTTAAAGACCCTAACTTGCTTGAACAGGCAATTGATGTCAGCAATCAAGGATTAAGATATAATCCCCAGGATTTTGACCTGCTCCTGGCCCAAGCTTCCGCATACAGGGTGTATGCGGCAATGGTCAATGAACAGGCTCTAATTGGGCAAGCTGAACAATGTTACGGGCAGGCGATCACCTTAAACCCCTACTCGACAAATCCAAGAAGGGGTTTGCTGGGATTACTCATGGTTCAACAAAAATATCCAGATGCAATAGAGCAGGCCAAGATAATTTTGCAGATCGATCCCGAAGATAGCGAGGTTAAATACCGCCTGGCCCAGGCATATGAAAAAACCGGAAAGTACGGGCGTGCAAAGCGAATCTATAGCGAACTTTTGCAAAAGTACCCAAACCGAAGTGACATCAAGGCTGCTTTGAGCAACCTCGAATAG
- a CDS encoding transposase gives MGKILAKQFIEQFEKEYPSMIKCFNEDIEASLAHLKLPAVHRKNVRTTNLIERSFVEERRRSKIIPRFRGEQQCLKLVFGTLLKSIREMAKSSLYRT, from the coding sequence TTGGGCAAAATACTTGCCAAACAATTTATCGAGCAGTTCGAGAAAGAATATCCCTCGATGATCAAGTGCTTCAATGAGGATATCGAGGCAAGTCTTGCTCATTTAAAACTGCCGGCTGTGCATAGAAAAAACGTGCGAACGACTAATCTAATCGAGAGAAGCTTTGTTGAAGAAAGACGCCGCTCTAAGATTATTCCTCGTTTTCGTGGTGAGCAGCAATGCTTAAAGCTTGTTTTTGGTACTCTCTTAAAGAGCATCCGAGAGATGGCAAAGAGTTCGCTTTACCGAACATGA